A stretch of the Saprospiraceae bacterium genome encodes the following:
- the rlmN gene encoding 23S rRNA (adenine(2503)-C(2))-methyltransferase RlmN, producing MLDKIDLLNGPKEKLFENLLQQGWEKYRLKQLDEWLWKHAIRDIEAMSNLSKVQRSYLNEHYFIPSLTESKIQTSLDGTIKFRFKLFDGPFIESVLIPVPEENRFTVCVSSQAGCSLSCAFCATGQMGLLRQLSASEIFDQYVLVNKKCLEIYGKPLSNIVYMGMGEPLLNYKNVIQSIERLTSSNGPMLSAKRITLSTAGISKMIKKLADDGLKVNLALSLHAGDDVKRNKMMAINETNNLASLIESLKYFYKKTGNRISYEYIAFENFNDQISDAKNLIRLCSQFPVRVNIIEYNTVPGMDFIKSSEDQINRFAQEVRKHGIMITVRRSRGKDIDAACGQLANQEA from the coding sequence ATGCTTGATAAAATTGATTTATTAAATGGCCCTAAAGAAAAATTATTTGAAAATTTACTTCAGCAGGGTTGGGAAAAATACCGATTAAAACAATTGGATGAATGGCTTTGGAAACATGCGATCCGGGACATTGAAGCTATGAGCAATTTATCCAAAGTCCAAAGAAGCTATCTCAACGAGCATTATTTTATTCCTTCACTTACCGAAAGTAAAATTCAAACTAGTTTGGATGGAACCATCAAATTTCGTTTTAAATTATTTGACGGACCATTTATTGAATCGGTTTTAATCCCCGTTCCAGAAGAAAACCGATTTACAGTCTGTGTTTCATCACAAGCGGGATGTAGTTTATCCTGTGCGTTTTGTGCAACGGGTCAAATGGGTTTGCTGCGACAATTAAGCGCTTCAGAAATTTTTGACCAATATGTTTTAGTCAATAAAAAATGTTTGGAAATTTATGGGAAACCCCTTAGTAATATAGTCTACATGGGTATGGGTGAGCCGCTGCTCAATTATAAAAATGTAATACAGAGTATTGAAAGACTGACTTCTTCGAATGGGCCAATGTTGTCTGCCAAACGGATTACCTTATCTACAGCAGGTATTTCTAAGATGATTAAAAAACTGGCTGACGATGGCTTGAAAGTTAATCTAGCACTTTCTTTACATGCAGGAGATGATGTGAAACGAAATAAAATGATGGCCATCAATGAAACAAATAATCTGGCCAGTCTGATTGAATCCTTGAAATACTTTTATAAAAAAACCGGTAACCGAATCAGTTACGAATACATTGCTTTTGAAAATTTTAATGATCAGATTTCGGATGCTAAAAACCTGATACGATTGTGCAGTCAATTTCCTGTAAGAGTCAATATCATTGAATACAATACCGTGCCGGGAATGGATTTTATTAAATCTTCAGAAGACCAAATCAATCGATTTGCACAGGAAGTACGTAAAC
- a CDS encoding DUF3089 domain-containing protein, with protein sequence MKIKIEYLLFLALFIIGCGSLRPKQAFEQIPIPPAPDYSKPENWAALPQKVDPADSTPEGLRDDQLFSQADVFFLHPTSYLDGKKHNTWNAALNDEKINNKTDLGSILYQASLFNNVGKIYAPRYRQAHLYAFFSKDTSSSKKALDLAYNDIKQAFEYYLEHYNNGRPIILAGHSQGARHLIHLMKDYFDNNILRRKLVVCYALGFPIPTDLYKFLKPCEDSNETGCICSWRSYKIGHEPKFLETEKESIVITNPLDWTTQRGVYSDKSKNKGSVIDNIQAAPVPGLSGAEIYKTILWVDKPKFKGSFLYPFSNFHRGDFNIFYMNVRENVQQRLNAFWKQ encoded by the coding sequence ATGAAAATTAAAATTGAATACCTCCTTTTCCTTGCTTTGTTTATAATTGGTTGTGGCAGTCTCCGGCCCAAGCAAGCATTTGAGCAAATACCCATTCCACCGGCTCCGGATTATTCCAAACCGGAAAACTGGGCGGCATTGCCTCAAAAAGTCGATCCGGCTGATTCAACACCTGAAGGTTTGAGGGACGACCAACTCTTCAGTCAGGCCGATGTGTTCTTTTTGCATCCTACCAGTTACCTGGACGGTAAAAAGCACAATACCTGGAATGCTGCTTTGAACGACGAAAAAATTAATAATAAAACCGATTTGGGAAGTATTTTATATCAGGCCAGTTTGTTTAACAATGTTGGAAAAATATATGCCCCTCGATACCGTCAGGCACATTTATATGCTTTTTTTTCCAAAGACACAAGCTCTTCAAAAAAAGCATTGGATTTAGCTTATAACGATATAAAACAAGCGTTTGAATATTATCTGGAACATTACAATAACGGAAGGCCGATCATACTTGCTGGACACAGCCAGGGAGCCAGACATCTGATTCATTTGATGAAAGATTATTTTGACAATAATATTCTCAGAAGAAAATTAGTTGTTTGTTATGCACTAGGATTTCCAATTCCGACCGACTTGTATAAATTTTTAAAGCCCTGCGAAGACTCGAATGAAACAGGATGTATTTGCAGTTGGAGATCGTATAAAATTGGACACGAACCCAAATTTCTTGAAACTGAAAAAGAATCCATCGTCATAACCAATCCACTGGATTGGACTACACAAAGAGGCGTTTACTCTGATAAATCAAAAAACAAAGGCTCCGTCATTGACAATATTCAAGCAGCACCAGTCCCAGGATTGTCTGGAGCAGAAATTTACAAAACGATATTATGGGTTGATAAACCAAAATTTAAAGGAAGTTTTTTGTATCCGTTTTCAAATTTTCACAGAGGAGATTTCAATATTTTTTACATGAATGTTCGTGAGAATGTACAACAACGATTAAATGCTTTTTGGAAACAATAA
- a CDS encoding ABC transporter permease, protein MNYFEIFLLAWSNVRANLLRSILTLVIIALGIMALVGILTSIDSMIYSMSSNFSSLGANSFNISRKSTEFRRHGRNNNYKESPPFTYQQVTDFKDRFSDRATVTISFNGSSNAVAQYLDKKTNPTTRIKGIDENFFKVNGYEIESGRNFSSHELEDGNPKAIIGAELVKRLFEEVPEKAINKTILINGQHFQIVGVLKSKGASMNEGADRRIFIPLLRAKMNYANAFSNYNMDVAVSNQLDMDNIISQAIGILRVIRELKAYQDNNFEIIKSDGIVEFLKDNTVKLRGAAIAIGLMTLLGAAIGLMNIMLVSVTERTREIGIAKALGATRQNIIYQFLTEAIIICQLGGILGILLGIPVGNIVSIIIGGDFLIPWAWIILGLVVCMIVGILSGIYPALKAAGLDPVEALRYE, encoded by the coding sequence ATGAATTACTTCGAAATTTTTTTACTAGCCTGGTCCAATGTTCGCGCCAATTTATTGCGTTCTATTTTGACCCTGGTGATTATTGCACTTGGTATCATGGCTCTGGTGGGTATACTTACTTCCATCGACAGTATGATATACAGCATGAGCAGTAATTTTTCGTCACTGGGTGCCAATAGTTTTAATATTTCAAGAAAATCCACTGAGTTTCGCAGGCATGGTCGAAACAATAATTACAAAGAATCTCCACCATTTACATATCAGCAAGTCACCGATTTTAAAGATCGGTTTTCAGATCGCGCGACGGTGACCATTTCATTTAATGGAAGTTCGAACGCTGTTGCACAATATCTCGATAAAAAAACAAATCCAACAACGCGAATTAAAGGGATAGATGAAAATTTCTTTAAGGTCAATGGATATGAAATTGAAAGCGGCAGAAATTTTTCCAGTCATGAATTGGAAGATGGAAATCCCAAAGCAATTATAGGAGCAGAACTGGTTAAACGCCTGTTTGAAGAAGTCCCAGAAAAGGCGATTAATAAAACCATTTTGATCAACGGACAACATTTTCAAATCGTAGGTGTACTAAAATCAAAAGGTGCCAGTATGAATGAAGGTGCAGACCGGAGAATTTTTATTCCATTGCTCCGTGCAAAAATGAATTATGCCAATGCCTTTTCAAATTACAACATGGATGTGGCTGTTTCCAATCAGTTGGATATGGATAATATCATTTCGCAGGCCATTGGAATTCTGCGTGTCATTCGAGAATTAAAAGCATACCAGGACAATAATTTTGAAATCATCAAAAGCGATGGCATCGTTGAGTTTTTAAAAGACAATACGGTCAAACTTCGCGGTGCTGCCATTGCCATTGGATTGATGACCTTACTAGGTGCTGCTATAGGACTTATGAACATTATGTTGGTTTCCGTAACAGAGCGCACCCGTGAAATTGGTATTGCAAAAGCACTGGGTGCAACCCGTCAAAATATTATTTATCAGTTTTTAACCGAAGCCATCATTATTTGCCAATTGGGTGGTATTCTGGGAATCTTACTTGGAATTCCGGTAGGCAATATTGTATCCATCATAATTGGGGGCGACTTTTTAATCCCCTGGGCCTGGATTATTTTAGGTTTAGTAGTTTGTATGATTGTTGGCATCTTATCCGGAATTTATCCTGCATTAAAAGCAGCCGGATTGGATCCGGTAGAAGCGCTTAGATACGAGTAA
- a CDS encoding inositol monophosphatase — protein MDSKRIEEICCKAVGIVKDAALFIKAELGQVQDDQIHEKEKHSLVSYVDIETEKKLVTQLRLLLPEADYITEENTTDSLPPGELKWIIDPLDGTTNFLKGIPIFSISLALVKGDEILIGIVHDIMQDACFYSWLNGGAYCNGKKIQVSDVKQLEEAVIATGFPYQRKWMDNLAQILITILNKSRGVRRLGSAAIDLAYTACGRFDGYYETRLNSWDMAAGILLIREAGGKVTNFEDHPEGILKSHHILASNGKIHEELAVLTKNAILGQ, from the coding sequence ATGGATTCCAAACGTATTGAAGAAATTTGTTGTAAAGCTGTGGGTATCGTCAAAGATGCTGCTTTATTTATTAAAGCGGAATTAGGCCAGGTACAAGATGACCAAATCCATGAAAAAGAAAAACACAGTTTAGTATCCTACGTCGATATTGAAACAGAAAAAAAGCTGGTTACACAACTTCGATTGCTGCTTCCAGAAGCTGATTACATCACGGAAGAAAACACAACAGATTCCTTGCCACCCGGAGAATTAAAATGGATCATTGATCCATTGGATGGGACTACCAATTTTTTAAAAGGAATTCCAATTTTTTCGATCAGCCTCGCTTTAGTCAAAGGAGACGAAATTCTAATTGGCATTGTCCATGATATTATGCAAGATGCATGTTTCTACAGTTGGTTGAATGGCGGAGCGTATTGCAATGGAAAAAAAATTCAAGTAAGTGATGTTAAGCAATTAGAAGAAGCGGTCATTGCCACCGGTTTTCCATACCAACGAAAATGGATGGACAATCTCGCTCAAATTCTCATTACCATATTAAATAAATCAAGAGGCGTGCGGCGTTTGGGATCTGCTGCCATTGATCTGGCTTACACAGCTTGTGGCCGGTTTGATGGGTATTACGAAACCCGGTTAAATTCCTGGGATATGGCTGCCGGTATCTTATTAATTCGGGAAGCTGGTGGTAAGGTTACTAATTTTGAAGACCATCCGGAAGGCATTTTAAAATCACACCATATTTTAGCCAGCAATGGCAAAATTCACGAAGAATTAGCTGTTTTAACTAAAAATGCAATTCTCGGACAATAA
- a CDS encoding phytoene/squalene synthase family protein, producing MSSIQMYQDFSRHCSKEITHRYSSSFSLGIRMFAKPYRSPICAIYGFVRLADEIVDTFFKTDQDFLLKQFREETKNAIQHQISLNPILQSFQEIVNKYQIPMHLIDAFLDSMEMDLHKKTFSRAELKTYVYGSAEVVGLMCLCIFVNGNTEHYEKLKTYASSLGSAFQKINFLRDIKSDFEERGRVYFPDLKLPNFSDSDKRAIEQEIEDEFKEGLKGIRLLPTPVRLGVYLAYTYYWRLFLKIQHAKPEQLLNKRFRIPNFQKLMLLSTSFVKVRLNLNF from the coding sequence ATGAGTTCAATTCAAATGTATCAGGATTTTAGTCGTCACTGCAGTAAAGAGATAACACATCGATACAGCAGTTCCTTTTCTTTGGGCATCCGGATGTTTGCTAAGCCCTATCGAAGTCCGATATGTGCTATTTATGGATTTGTAAGATTGGCTGACGAAATTGTTGATACCTTTTTTAAAACGGATCAGGATTTTTTATTGAAACAATTTCGGGAAGAAACTAAAAATGCCATTCAACATCAAATTAGTTTAAATCCAATTTTACAAAGCTTTCAGGAAATTGTAAATAAGTACCAAATTCCAATGCATTTAATCGATGCTTTTTTAGACAGCATGGAAATGGATTTGCATAAAAAAACTTTTTCCAGAGCGGAATTAAAAACCTATGTCTATGGATCAGCGGAAGTGGTTGGATTGATGTGTTTATGCATATTTGTAAATGGCAACACGGAACACTATGAAAAACTTAAAACCTATGCAAGCAGCTTAGGTTCTGCATTTCAAAAAATAAATTTCTTAAGAGATATCAAATCGGATTTTGAAGAGCGGGGACGCGTTTATTTCCCGGATTTAAAATTACCAAATTTTAGTGATTCTGACAAACGGGCGATTGAACAAGAAATTGAAGATGAATTTAAAGAAGGTTTAAAAGGCATTCGTCTTTTACCTACTCCGGTCAGGCTTGGTGTGTATTTAGCCTACACTTATTATTGGCGATTGTTTTTAAAAATTCAACACGCAAAACCGGAACAATTACTTAATAAAAGATTTCGAATTCCGAATTTTCAGAAACTGATGCTGTTGAGTACATCCTTTGTAAAGGTTCGATTGAATTTAAATTTCTAG
- the crtI gene encoding phytoene desaturase: MPETKKIAVIGAGISGMAAAIQLAAKGMQVSVYEKNASFGGRGQAFQKEGFFFDMGPSWYWMPDVFEDFFNEFGKSCADYFQLVRLDPSYQILFKNETVVVPAQVEETYALFESIEPGSSIFLRKFLEQARIKYETGMKDFVRKPSLHWHEFFELRLLKAAFQIELFKSFEKSIFKNIKDYRLRQLLCFPVLFLGAKPSDTPALYSLMNYADLVLGTWYPMGGMHKLFEALYQLALEKGVQFHFNTPIEKINIEGGRTVGFQIQNQSISCDAILSAADYHHTESALIDPAYRQYTDAYWETRKMSPSALIFYLGVSKKLDQLLHHNLFFKSDFNQHAANIYDHPAWPEDPLFYVCVPSKTDDGVAPTGMENLFILIPLAAGLQDSKTEQDALFSFAIDHLEKHTGQSIRDHIVVNERMSVSDFYNAYNSFKGNAYGLSNTLLQTAVLKPRIRSKKVKGLYYAGQLSHPGPGLPPCLISGQISALQLLKDLKL; this comes from the coding sequence ATGCCTGAAACGAAGAAAATTGCCGTAATTGGTGCCGGTATATCCGGAATGGCAGCTGCTATTCAATTGGCCGCTAAGGGCATGCAGGTAAGCGTTTATGAAAAGAATGCTTCTTTTGGAGGAAGAGGTCAGGCATTTCAGAAAGAGGGTTTCTTTTTTGATATGGGACCCAGCTGGTATTGGATGCCCGATGTGTTTGAAGATTTTTTTAATGAGTTTGGGAAAAGCTGTGCCGATTACTTTCAGTTGGTTCGCCTGGATCCTTCGTATCAAATCTTATTTAAAAACGAAACAGTCGTTGTTCCTGCACAGGTAGAAGAAACCTATGCCTTGTTTGAATCCATTGAACCCGGAAGCTCCATTTTCTTACGAAAATTCTTAGAACAGGCCCGAATTAAATATGAAACCGGTATGAAGGATTTTGTAAGAAAACCATCCTTACACTGGCACGAATTTTTTGAATTGCGCTTGTTGAAAGCAGCATTTCAAATTGAATTATTTAAATCATTTGAAAAAAGTATTTTTAAAAATATCAAGGATTACCGATTACGGCAGCTTTTGTGTTTTCCTGTGTTGTTTTTAGGCGCTAAGCCTTCTGATACACCAGCTTTGTACAGTTTAATGAATTATGCAGATTTGGTATTAGGAACCTGGTATCCTATGGGGGGTATGCATAAATTATTTGAAGCTTTGTATCAATTAGCTTTGGAGAAAGGGGTACAGTTTCACTTTAATACTCCCATCGAAAAAATAAATATCGAAGGAGGAAGAACGGTTGGTTTTCAAATTCAAAATCAATCAATATCCTGTGATGCCATTTTATCTGCTGCAGATTATCATCATACTGAATCTGCATTGATTGATCCGGCCTACCGCCAATATACCGATGCCTATTGGGAAACCAGAAAAATGTCTCCTTCCGCTTTAATATTTTATTTGGGTGTATCAAAAAAACTGGATCAACTCTTACATCATAATTTATTTTTTAAATCAGATTTTAATCAACACGCAGCAAACATTTACGATCATCCAGCCTGGCCGGAGGATCCCTTGTTTTATGTTTGTGTTCCAAGTAAAACAGATGATGGCGTCGCTCCCACCGGGATGGAAAATCTATTCATTTTAATTCCATTAGCAGCCGGGCTTCAGGATTCCAAAACCGAACAAGATGCCTTGTTTTCATTTGCAATCGATCATCTCGAAAAACACACCGGACAATCTATCAGGGATCATATAGTTGTAAATGAACGAATGTCCGTATCCGATTTTTATAATGCTTACAATAGTTTCAAAGGAAATGCTTACGGATTATCCAATACCCTGTTGCAAACCGCTGTTTTAAAACCACGCATTCGTTCGAAAAAAGTTAAAGGACTCTATTATGCCGGACAACTGAGTCATCCGGGTCCTGGTTTACCTCCCTGTTTAATTTCAGGTCAGATAAGTGCCTTACAATTACTAAAAGATCTTAAATTATGA
- the rpsA gene encoding 30S ribosomal protein S1 → MLDETNLIPDNDPEIKDDELLQAPKKEEAVVNLLEEVIDLETLVETDDFSGAHDEFDWSISNKNTLNYSPEDQEKYIKDYDKTFRTIIDGQVLQARVAGTTGNSVILDIDYKSDGLVAKTEFRDLDPKTGDHIEIYVEKTEDEKGHLVLSRKKAKLLRAWENLVDSYKNGTIIKGSVISKTKGGLIVDCNGLETFLPGSQIDIKPITDYDAYVGKVMEFKVVKINETIKNAVVSHKALIEGDLQEQREQIISGLEKGQVLEGTVKNITDFGAFLDLGGVDGLLYITDISWGRINHPNEVLEKNQKINVVVLDFDENKKRISLGLKQLQPHPWEVMPADIVEGSTVKGKIVNIEDYGAFLEIQPGVEGLIHVSEVNWNSQPVHAKDFFFLGQEFEAKVVTLDREERKMSLSLKQLTEDPWATIQQRFPAGSRHSGVVKNLTPYGVFVEMSEGIGGMVHISDLSWTKRFNHPSEYTRVGNNLDVMIMEIDAENRKLSLGHKQLEENPWDTFENVFPVGSYHEATVLKKDDRGYTVQLPYGLEAYAPAKHMKKENNQQANVEEILTVKVIEFNRDDKKIMVSHAKYLEDVKKEADDNVKKEKDVETVKVKKAVEKQQSKIEATTLGEIEGFSALKEQFQENAKAKLAAASPLANNVEQKAEPVTEPVAETAAEAVVETPAPVAETEAPAAEVSEEIKKPAKASKGDDLKIIEGIGPKIAELLIADGISNFRELADAPVDRIKEILEKAGARYKMHDPTSWPQQAGLAADGKMDELKVLQDQLKAGKAE, encoded by the coding sequence ATGTTGGACGAAACAAATTTAATTCCTGACAATGACCCCGAAATCAAGGACGACGAGCTCCTTCAAGCCCCTAAAAAAGAAGAAGCAGTAGTCAATTTGTTAGAGGAAGTTATTGATCTGGAAACCCTCGTTGAAACCGATGATTTTTCCGGTGCGCACGACGAGTTCGACTGGTCTATCAGTAACAAAAATACCCTGAACTACTCTCCGGAAGATCAGGAAAAATACATTAAAGACTACGATAAAACCTTCCGAACCATTATCGACGGACAGGTACTCCAAGCCCGTGTTGCGGGAACCACTGGAAACAGCGTAATTCTTGATATTGACTATAAATCAGACGGACTGGTTGCGAAAACCGAATTCCGTGATCTGGATCCAAAAACAGGGGATCATATTGAAATTTATGTAGAAAAAACAGAAGACGAAAAAGGACACCTGGTCCTCAGTCGTAAAAAAGCAAAATTGCTTCGCGCCTGGGAAAATCTGGTGGACTCTTACAAAAACGGAACCATCATCAAAGGTTCTGTAATCAGTAAAACCAAAGGCGGTTTGATTGTTGATTGCAATGGCCTCGAAACCTTCCTTCCCGGATCGCAAATTGACATTAAACCCATTACAGACTACGATGCGTATGTCGGTAAAGTCATGGAGTTTAAAGTGGTTAAAATCAATGAAACCATTAAAAATGCCGTGGTTTCTCACAAAGCCCTTATTGAAGGGGATCTTCAGGAACAACGCGAGCAAATCATCTCCGGTCTTGAAAAAGGCCAGGTATTGGAAGGAACCGTTAAAAACATCACCGATTTTGGAGCATTCCTGGATTTGGGTGGTGTCGATGGCTTATTATACATTACCGATATTTCCTGGGGTCGTATCAACCATCCAAATGAAGTTCTGGAAAAAAATCAGAAAATCAACGTGGTGGTATTGGACTTCGATGAGAATAAAAAACGAATCTCTCTGGGTCTGAAACAATTGCAACCGCACCCATGGGAAGTGATGCCTGCAGATATCGTTGAAGGTTCTACTGTAAAAGGTAAAATCGTGAATATCGAAGATTACGGCGCATTCCTTGAAATTCAACCAGGTGTTGAAGGCTTAATCCACGTTTCTGAAGTAAACTGGAACAGCCAACCGGTTCATGCTAAAGATTTCTTCTTTTTAGGCCAGGAGTTTGAAGCTAAAGTTGTGACCTTAGATCGCGAAGAGCGCAAAATGTCGCTGAGTTTAAAACAATTGACTGAAGATCCATGGGCTACTATCCAACAAAGATTTCCAGCAGGCTCACGTCACTCAGGTGTTGTTAAAAACCTGACACCTTATGGCGTTTTCGTGGAAATGTCGGAAGGAATTGGTGGAATGGTCCATATTTCAGATTTATCCTGGACGAAACGTTTTAACCATCCATCAGAATACACCCGGGTTGGAAATAATCTGGATGTCATGATCATGGAAATTGATGCTGAAAATCGCAAATTGTCTTTGGGCCATAAGCAATTGGAAGAAAATCCATGGGATACGTTTGAAAATGTATTTCCAGTTGGATCATACCACGAAGCTACCGTACTTAAAAAAGACGATCGGGGATATACCGTTCAATTACCCTATGGTTTGGAAGCTTATGCTCCAGCCAAACACATGAAGAAAGAAAACAATCAACAGGCAAACGTAGAAGAAATTCTTACTGTAAAAGTGATTGAATTTAACCGCGACGATAAGAAAATCATGGTTTCACATGCTAAATATCTTGAAGATGTTAAGAAAGAAGCCGATGACAATGTGAAGAAAGAGAAAGACGTAGAAACCGTAAAAGTTAAAAAGGCGGTTGAAAAGCAACAATCAAAAATTGAAGCTACTACTCTTGGTGAAATTGAAGGCTTTAGTGCATTGAAAGAACAGTTTCAGGAAAATGCAAAAGCTAAATTAGCTGCAGCAAGTCCGCTGGCAAATAATGTTGAGCAAAAAGCTGAGCCTGTAACTGAGCCTGTTGCTGAAACTGCTGCGGAAGCAGTGGTCGAAACACCAGCTCCTGTTGCTGAAACAGAAGCTCCTGCTGCAGAAGTTTCTGAAGAGATCAAGAAACCTGCAAAAGCTTCTAAAGGAGATGATTTAAAGATCATTGAAGGCATTGGACCAAAAATTGCTGAATTATTGATAGCAGATGGCATCAGTAATTTCAGAGAATTGGCAGATGCTCCGGTTGATCGGATTAAGGAGATCCTTGAAAAAGCAGGTGCGCGTTACAAAATGCACGATCCAACCAGCTGGCCGCAACAAGCCGGACTGGCAGCAGATGGAAAAATGGATGAATTGAAAGTCCTCCAGGACCAACTGAAAGCTGGAAAAGCAGAATAG
- a CDS encoding AMP-binding protein, with protein MSDLRPWLKNYPAGIPANVKTDLYPSLREFAAECLSKFAPLKAFTIMGQSMTYKELDDKSNAFAAYLHYRGLKPGDRIALMMPNLFQYPIAILGAIRAGLVIVNTNPLYTPREMEFVFVNSKVKAIVIVENFASNLEKILAKTQIEIIITTTIGELMKGLKGSIIDFTVKYIKRMVPRFKLNNTVNFSTALRQGARQTIKAFSVKPDDIAILQYTGGTTGVSKGAMLTHHNLLSNIEQIRAVICYYLKEGKETTLSPLPMYHIFAFAVNLMAMMTIGANTVLILNARDLGSIIKAFRQHPISLMTGVNTLYNALMNHPDFSKINFSSLKVTVAGGMALQSSVAERWKSLTGCGLSEGYGMTEASPVVSLNPIDGNGKPGSIGLPVPSTDVRIVDESGRVCGFGEIGEIQVRGPQVMLGYLDRPDETAKTIVDGWLCTGDIGSMDSDGYFRIVDRKKDMIIVSGFNVFPAEIEEVLSRHPKILEVAAIGIPDDKSGEVVKVFIVKRDKSLDEEEVEQYCRENFTNYKLPKAIEFRDTLPKTNIGKVLRRELRS; from the coding sequence ATGTCCGATCTAAGGCCCTGGCTTAAAAATTATCCCGCAGGTATTCCGGCCAATGTGAAAACGGATTTATACCCCTCCTTACGTGAATTTGCCGCTGAATGCCTGAGCAAATTTGCCCCTTTAAAGGCTTTTACCATTATGGGGCAGTCTATGACCTATAAGGAACTGGATGATAAATCCAATGCGTTTGCGGCGTATTTGCATTATCGCGGACTGAAACCTGGCGACCGGATCGCATTGATGATGCCTAATTTATTTCAATACCCGATTGCCATTTTAGGGGCCATTCGAGCCGGTTTGGTCATCGTAAATACCAATCCCTTGTACACGCCCCGGGAAATGGAATTCGTATTTGTCAATTCGAAAGTAAAAGCCATTGTCATTGTTGAAAATTTTGCTTCCAATTTGGAAAAGATCTTGGCCAAAACCCAAATCGAGATCATTATCACCACGACCATCGGCGAATTGATGAAAGGACTTAAAGGGAGCATTATAGATTTTACGGTTAAATACATCAAGCGAATGGTCCCGCGTTTTAAATTGAATAATACGGTGAATTTTAGCACTGCGCTTCGACAGGGGGCCCGGCAAACCATTAAAGCATTTAGTGTAAAACCGGATGACATCGCCATTTTACAATATACAGGAGGAACTACCGGAGTAAGTAAAGGGGCTATGTTGACTCATCACAATTTATTGTCCAATATCGAGCAAATCCGGGCAGTGATATGCTATTACTTGAAAGAAGGAAAGGAAACCACCTTATCCCCACTCCCCATGTACCATATTTTTGCCTTTGCGGTCAATTTGATGGCCATGATGACCATTGGGGCTAATACCGTTTTGATCCTCAATGCCCGGGATCTCGGTTCAATCATCAAGGCGTTTAGACAACACCCAATCAGCTTAATGACCGGGGTCAATACGCTGTACAATGCTTTAATGAATCATCCGGATTTCAGCAAAATCAATTTTAGTTCGCTGAAAGTGACGGTAGCCGGTGGCATGGCACTTCAATCTTCGGTAGCTGAACGCTGGAAATCCCTAACCGGATGTGGTCTGAGTGAAGGCTACGGAATGACCGAGGCTTCCCCGGTAGTTAGCCTGAATCCAATTGATGGCAATGGCAAACCGGGTTCTATTGGATTGCCTGTTCCTTCCACAGATGTCAGGATTGTTGATGAATCCGGTCGTGTTTGCGGTTTTGGAGAAATTGGTGAAATCCAGGTCCGTGGTCCCCAGGTGATGTTGGGCTACCTGGATCGTCCGGATGAAACTGCAAAAACCATTGTGGATGGTTGGTTGTGTACCGGTGACATTGGATCCATGGATTCAGACGGTTATTTCAGGATTGTAGATCGTAAAAAAGACATGATCATTGTTTCAGGATTCAATGTATTTCCGGCTGAAATTGAAGAAGTCTTATCCCGGCATCCAAAAATTCTGGAAGTAGCGGCCATTGGAATACCGGATGATAAATCAGGAGAAGTGGTAAAAGTCTTTATCGTAAAACGTGACAAAAGCCTCGACGAAGAAGAAGTTGAACAGTATTGCCGTGAAAATTTTACAAATTATAAACTTCCAAAAGCCATTGAATTTCGAGATACATTGCCAAAGACCAATATTGGGAAGGTGTTGAGAAGGGAGCTGAGGTCCTAA